The Aliiroseovarius pelagivivens genome contains a region encoding:
- the rocF gene encoding arginase, producing MTNIHLLGVPMEEGAGRRGCIMGPAAYRTAGLAEELAALGHSVTDLGDAQPEATGPIETEYTHLKFLPEVAGWTRSLHAHAHALSQQDVLPIYMGGDHALALGTVTGHVAAAAELGRPQYVLWLDAHSDFNTPASSPSGNIHGMPMAFACGLGGFPDLLGKPLPAKLDPTKLCMIGLRSVDREERDLLQSSGVQAHDMRAIDEHGVARILRPFLDEVAQSNGLLHVSLDVDFIEPDIAPAVGTTVPGGATFREAHLIMEMLHDTGLVTSLDLVELNPFLDERGRTARLMVDLTASLFGRRVLDRFTTSY from the coding sequence ATGACAAACATTCATCTTCTTGGCGTTCCAATGGAGGAAGGCGCCGGACGCCGCGGTTGTATCATGGGCCCTGCTGCCTATCGGACGGCTGGGCTGGCCGAGGAACTGGCGGCATTGGGTCATAGTGTTACAGATCTGGGCGATGCGCAGCCCGAGGCGACTGGCCCTATCGAAACTGAATATACCCACCTGAAATTCCTGCCGGAAGTGGCCGGTTGGACGCGCAGCTTGCACGCACACGCCCACGCGTTGTCGCAGCAGGATGTGCTTCCGATCTACATGGGTGGTGATCACGCGCTGGCGCTGGGCACGGTCACAGGGCACGTGGCAGCGGCGGCCGAGTTGGGGCGCCCTCAATACGTGCTGTGGCTGGATGCGCATTCGGATTTCAACACGCCCGCTAGCTCTCCCAGTGGAAACATCCACGGGATGCCGATGGCGTTTGCCTGTGGTCTGGGCGGCTTCCCCGATCTTCTGGGCAAGCCTTTGCCTGCGAAATTGGACCCGACAAAGCTGTGCATGATCGGGCTGCGCTCGGTTGATCGCGAGGAACGTGATCTTCTGCAAAGCTCGGGCGTGCAGGCCCATGACATGCGTGCGATTGACGAACATGGCGTGGCACGCATTCTTCGCCCGTTTTTGGATGAAGTAGCACAGTCGAATGGGCTGCTTCACGTGAGCCTCGACGTCGACTTCATCGAACCCGACATTGCCCCCGCTGTTGGCACCACCGTCCCCGGTGGCGCGACTTTCCGCGAGGCGCATCTGATCATGGAGATGCTGCATGACACCGGCCTAGTAACCTCGCTTGATCTGGTAGAACTGAACCCCTTCCTTGACGAACGTGGCCGCACCGCGCGTCTGATGGTCGACCTGACGGCAAGCCTGTTTGGACGCCGTGTGCTCGACCGTTTCACCACCAGCTATTAA
- a CDS encoding ornithine cyclodeaminase — MPPLPSELAYVPFVSVEHMMGLVHHIGIETVLRELADEIEADFKRWELFDKTPRVASHSDVGVIELMPTSDGEMYGFKYVNGHPKNTKEGLQTVTAFGLLADVNSGYPKLLSEMTVLTALRTAATSAMVAKHLAPKGSTTMAMIGNGAQSEFQCLAFKAICGIDTVRLFDIDPAATAKAARNLTGHGLNVVSCKTGEESMEGAQIITTCTADKQYATILTDNMIGEGVHINAIGGDCPGKTELHRDILLRSDIFVEYPEQTWVEGEIQQLDEGHPITEMWQVITGQAKGRTSDKQITLFDSVGFAIEDFSALRYVSKAIEGTAYFTRLDMLADPDDPRDLFGMLERSKD, encoded by the coding sequence ATGCCGCCTCTTCCTTCCGAACTTGCCTATGTTCCCTTTGTATCGGTCGAACACATGATGGGCTTGGTCCATCATATCGGCATCGAAACCGTCCTGCGCGAGCTGGCGGACGAGATTGAAGCCGACTTCAAACGGTGGGAACTTTTCGACAAGACGCCCCGCGTCGCCAGCCACTCGGATGTGGGTGTGATCGAACTGATGCCGACCTCGGACGGCGAGATGTATGGCTTCAAGTATGTGAACGGCCACCCGAAGAACACCAAGGAAGGTCTGCAAACGGTCACGGCCTTTGGGCTGCTGGCAGATGTGAACTCGGGCTATCCGAAGCTTCTGTCGGAAATGACCGTGCTGACCGCGCTGCGGACTGCGGCGACCAGCGCGATGGTGGCAAAGCATCTGGCGCCGAAGGGATCGACCACCATGGCGATGATCGGCAATGGTGCGCAGTCAGAATTTCAGTGTCTGGCGTTCAAGGCGATCTGCGGGATCGACACGGTACGGCTTTTCGACATCGACCCGGCGGCCACGGCGAAGGCCGCGCGCAATCTGACGGGGCATGGGCTGAATGTTGTGTCCTGCAAGACCGGCGAAGAAAGCATGGAAGGTGCGCAGATCATCACGACCTGCACCGCCGACAAGCAATATGCCACGATCCTGACCGACAATATGATCGGCGAGGGCGTGCACATCAACGCCATCGGTGGCGACTGCCCCGGCAAGACCGAGCTGCACCGCGACATCCTGCTGCGCTCGGACATCTTCGTGGAATACCCCGAACAAACCTGGGTCGAGGGCGAGATCCAGCAGTTGGATGAAGGCCACCCGATCACCGAGATGTGGCAGGTGATCACCGGTCAGGCAAAGGGGCGGACATCGGATAAACAGATTACGCTGTTTGACAGCGTGGGCTTCGCGATCGAGGACTTCTCGGCCCTGCGCTATGTCTCGAAGGCGATCGAGGGGACGGCCTATTTCACCCGGCTCGACATGCTGGCAGACCCGGATGATCCGCGTGACCTGTTCGGGATGCTGGAACGGTCGAAGGACTGA
- the gcvH gene encoding glycine cleavage system protein GcvH: MYYTEEHEWLREEDGVYVVGITAHAAEQLGDVVFLELPEAGDTVSKDDEIVVIESVKAASDILSPLDGEIAEVNETMVDEPGKVNDDPEGDAWLFKIKASDTSVLDDYMDEAAYKKFIA, encoded by the coding sequence ATGTATTACACCGAAGAACACGAATGGCTGCGCGAAGAAGATGGCGTCTATGTTGTGGGCATCACCGCCCACGCGGCCGAGCAGTTGGGCGACGTGGTTTTTCTGGAACTGCCCGAGGCTGGCGACACGGTCTCGAAAGATGACGAAATCGTCGTGATCGAAAGCGTGAAAGCCGCGTCCGACATCCTGAGCCCGCTAGATGGCGAGATCGCCGAAGTGAACGAGACCATGGTGGACGAACCGGGCAAGGTCAACGACGACCCCGAAGGCGACGCGTGGCTGTTCAAGATCAAAGCATCCGACACCAGCGTGCTGGACGACTACATGGATGAAGCGGCCTATAAGAAATTCATCGCCTGA
- a CDS encoding gamma-glutamylcyclotransferase family protein, which produces MSTLANDPHFFGYGSLVNRQTHSYDNPRAARVTGWHRAWRRSPHRALCYLTAVPDSADYIEGLIASVPDADWAALDERERAYARVQLGSEIRHEGGDLDVAIYAIAPGEHHAPTDDNPVLLSYLDVVVQGYFREFGLDGVTHFFETTEGWNAPILNDRADPIYPRAQVLSAEETALVDEGLSRLSAVVKERDETGLSLVRMRGTGA; this is translated from the coding sequence ATGAGCACCCTTGCGAATGACCCGCATTTCTTCGGCTATGGTTCCTTGGTGAACCGTCAGACCCACAGCTATGACAACCCGCGCGCCGCGCGTGTGACGGGCTGGCATCGGGCGTGGCGAAGGTCTCCGCATCGGGCGCTGTGTTACCTGACAGCGGTGCCGGACAGCGCGGACTATATCGAGGGGCTGATTGCTTCGGTCCCGGATGCGGATTGGGCGGCTTTGGATGAACGCGAGCGCGCTTATGCGCGGGTGCAGTTGGGCTCAGAGATCCGCCATGAGGGTGGTGATCTGGACGTGGCGATCTATGCAATCGCGCCTGGCGAGCATCACGCGCCGACGGATGATAACCCGGTGCTACTTAGCTATCTGGATGTGGTTGTTCAGGGCTATTTCCGCGAGTTCGGTCTGGACGGCGTCACCCATTTCTTCGAAACGACCGAGGGCTGGAACGCACCCATTTTGAACGACCGCGCAGACCCAATCTATCCGCGCGCACAGGTTCTGAGTGCGGAAGAGACGGCGCTGGTGGACGAAGGTCTCTCGCGCTTATCGGCGGTTGTGAAAGAGCGAGATGAGACGGGTCTGTCGCTGGTACGGATGCGTGGCACCGGGGCATAG
- a CDS encoding MATE family efflux transporter: MAEAQAKFLEGNLLRHITVMSLTSSVGLMAIFLVDLVDMIFISMLGRDELAAAVGYSGALLFFTSSFGIGMSIAAGALVARALGEGEPQTARRRAATALFYGMIIGAVFAAVVWYFTPNLVALLGASGDTLDLATSYLRIILPSLPILIAGMVGGAILRAHGDARRAMMATIGAGVVNAILDPILIFGFNLDLTGAALASVAARLTVAVMSIYPIFKYYGGLDRPTRAEFSVDFPAIATIALPAILTQFATPVGQAYVTRSMAEFGEDAVAGMAIIGRLIPVAFGTIFALSGAIGPIVGQNFGAGKMDRVRGSIRDGLLFVLVVTLVVTALLYLARGPIADLFNAEGLSRELVFLFCGPLALAWYFNGVIFVTNASFNNLGHPFYSTWVNWGRQTLGTIPLVMIGAAYWGAPGVLIGQAIGGVAFAGIAMILSVRVLNKAEAGLCPGATHPYQRQTRLISLFHNRR; the protein is encoded by the coding sequence ATGGCCGAGGCGCAGGCGAAATTCCTTGAAGGCAATCTGCTAAGGCACATCACGGTGATGTCGCTGACATCCTCGGTCGGGCTGATGGCGATCTTTCTGGTCGATCTGGTCGACATGATCTTCATCTCGATGCTGGGCCGGGACGAGCTGGCTGCGGCGGTCGGATACTCGGGTGCGCTTTTGTTTTTCACTTCGTCCTTCGGGATCGGGATGTCCATCGCAGCAGGTGCACTTGTCGCCCGTGCGTTGGGCGAAGGCGAGCCGCAAACGGCCCGCCGTAGAGCCGCCACAGCCCTGTTTTATGGCATGATCATCGGGGCGGTCTTCGCGGCTGTCGTCTGGTATTTCACACCCAACCTTGTCGCGCTTTTGGGTGCGTCGGGGGACACGCTGGACCTTGCAACATCTTACCTGCGGATCATCCTTCCCAGTCTTCCAATCCTGATCGCCGGTATGGTCGGCGGCGCGATCCTGCGCGCACACGGGGATGCCCGTCGCGCCATGATGGCCACCATCGGCGCGGGGGTGGTGAATGCGATCCTCGACCCCATTCTGATCTTCGGGTTCAATCTAGACCTGACCGGCGCAGCTCTGGCCTCGGTCGCGGCCCGCCTGACCGTGGCCGTCATGTCGATCTATCCGATCTTCAAATACTATGGCGGGCTGGATCGTCCCACGCGGGCTGAGTTCAGTGTTGATTTCCCCGCCATCGCCACCATCGCCCTGCCTGCCATTCTGACCCAGTTTGCAACCCCCGTGGGGCAGGCCTATGTCACTCGATCCATGGCTGAATTCGGGGAAGACGCCGTGGCGGGCATGGCCATTATTGGCCGTCTGATCCCGGTCGCCTTCGGGACCATCTTTGCCCTGTCCGGAGCCATCGGACCGATTGTCGGGCAGAACTTTGGGGCCGGAAAGATGGACCGAGTGCGCGGATCCATCCGGGACGGGCTGCTGTTCGTCTTGGTGGTGACACTGGTGGTCACGGCGCTCCTGTATCTGGCACGCGGCCCCATCGCAGATCTGTTCAACGCCGAGGGCCTAAGCCGCGAACTGGTCTTCCTGTTCTGTGGTCCGCTGGCGCTGGCATGGTATTTCAACGGCGTGATTTTCGTCACCAACGCCAGCTTCAACAACCTTGGACACCCGTTCTATTCGACGTGGGTGAACTGGGGTCGTCAGACCCTTGGCACCATCCCATTGGTCATGATCGGAGCGGCCTATTGGGGGGCGCCCGGCGTGTTGATCGGACAAGCGATTGGTGGCGTGGCCTTTGCCGGGATTGCGATGATCCTGTCCGTCCGCGTGCTGAACAAAGCCGAGGCCGGACTATGCCCCGGTGCCACGCATCCGTACCAGCGACAGACCCGTCTCATCTCGCTCTTTCACAACCGCCGATAA
- the gltX gene encoding glutamate--tRNA ligase encodes MTTTRFAPSPTGYIHVGNLRTALFNYLIAAKSGGQFILRLDDTDPERSKQEYADAIMEDLEWLGLTWDRVEKQSDRLDRYEAAAQELRDMGRFYECFETPTELDLKRKKQLNMGKPPVYDRSALALSDDEKSKLREERGQGHWRFKLDHQRINWTDGILGDISIDAASVSDPVLIRGDGQFLYTLASVCDDIDFGITNVVRGSDHVTNTGTQIQIIEALGGAVPSFAHHSLLTGPQGEALSKRLGTLAIRDLREQGVQPMALLSLLARLGSSQPVELRSSLDEIIEGFDLSTFGSAPTKFDVQDLFPLTARYLAALPVDAVSAKLDEIGVPGEMAEAFWSVARENITTLADLEGWWVLCRDGAEPLIDDEDKDFIAEAMTLLPDAPYDGDSWSNWTSAVKEATGRKGKGLFMPLRKAVTGMERGPDMSSLMPLLQVVRAKG; translated from the coding sequence ATGACCACCACCCGTTTCGCCCCCTCGCCCACCGGATATATCCATGTGGGCAACCTGCGTACCGCGCTGTTCAACTATCTGATCGCTGCCAAATCAGGCGGCCAATTCATCCTGCGCTTGGATGACACAGATCCAGAACGCTCGAAGCAGGAATATGCAGACGCGATCATGGAAGATCTGGAATGGCTGGGTCTGACCTGGGATCGCGTTGAAAAACAGTCGGATCGTTTGGACCGCTATGAAGCCGCCGCACAAGAGCTGCGCGACATGGGCCGGTTCTATGAATGTTTCGAGACCCCGACCGAGCTGGACCTGAAGCGTAAGAAACAACTGAACATGGGCAAGCCGCCGGTTTATGACCGCTCGGCGCTGGCGCTGTCAGACGACGAGAAGTCCAAGCTGCGTGAAGAACGCGGTCAGGGCCACTGGCGTTTCAAACTGGATCATCAGCGGATTAACTGGACCGACGGCATTCTGGGCGACATCTCGATCGATGCGGCCTCCGTGTCTGACCCTGTACTGATCCGTGGCGACGGGCAGTTCCTCTATACACTGGCCTCGGTCTGTGACGACATCGACTTCGGCATCACCAACGTGGTGCGCGGCTCGGATCACGTGACCAACACCGGCACGCAAATTCAGATTATCGAAGCATTGGGCGGCGCTGTCCCCAGCTTTGCACACCATTCGCTTCTGACCGGCCCGCAGGGCGAGGCTCTGTCCAAGCGTCTTGGCACGCTGGCCATCCGCGACCTGCGCGAACAGGGCGTGCAGCCGATGGCGCTGCTGAGCCTGCTGGCGCGTTTGGGATCATCGCAACCGGTCGAGCTGCGCAGCTCGCTGGACGAGATCATCGAAGGCTTCGATCTGTCGACCTTCGGCTCGGCCCCGACCAAGTTTGATGTCCAAGACCTGTTCCCGCTGACCGCACGCTATCTTGCGGCCCTGCCTGTGGATGCCGTTTCCGCAAAGCTGGACGAAATTGGCGTGCCCGGTGAAATGGCCGAGGCCTTCTGGTCCGTCGCCCGCGAAAACATCACCACGCTGGCCGATCTGGAAGGTTGGTGGGTCCTGTGCCGTGATGGTGCCGAGCCGTTGATCGACGACGAGGACAAGGACTTCATCGCCGAAGCCATGACGCTTCTGCCCGACGCGCCCTATGACGGCGACAGCTGGTCAAACTGGACCTCTGCCGTGAAAGAGGCAACCGGTCGCAAAGGCAAAGGTCTGTTCATGCCACTGCGCAAAGCCGTCACCGGCATGGAGCGCGGCCCGGACATGTCGTCGCTGATGCCGCTGTTGCAGGTAGTACGCGCGAAGGGGTAG
- a CDS encoding metallopeptidase family protein produces MEKSSAPSLAQIEQMALDARAHLPDPFAEPALDVGIQVAEIPDASVLADHDIADPYTLTGLYVGVPMTEKSVSDQPLAMDAIWLFRRAILDEWAARGNVTMAELVNHIVVHEFAHHFGWSDEDIAAIDRWWE; encoded by the coding sequence ATGGAGAAGTCATCTGCACCCAGTTTGGCGCAGATCGAGCAAATGGCGTTAGACGCGCGTGCCCATCTGCCCGACCCGTTTGCCGAGCCCGCTTTGGACGTCGGGATCCAAGTGGCCGAGATTCCGGATGCCAGTGTGCTGGCCGATCACGACATAGCCGATCCCTATACGTTGACCGGGCTTTATGTCGGCGTCCCCATGACCGAGAAATCGGTTAGCGATCAGCCTTTGGCGATGGATGCAATCTGGCTGTTCCGACGGGCCATATTGGATGAATGGGCGGCACGCGGGAATGTGACCATGGCCGAGCTGGTCAACCATATTGTCGTGCACGAGTTCGCGCATCACTTCGGTTGGTCGGACGAGGATATCGCCGCGATTGACCGCTGGTGGGAATAG
- a CDS encoding DUF1801 domain-containing protein — MAQNKTTPTDLTAENFITSVEPASKQEDAKVLDQLFQSVTGYKPLMWGPSIIGYGQYHYVYDSGRQGDFLATGFSPRKARHSIYIMPGYADFGDILARLGKHKMGKSCLYVNKLADIDLDVLAELIRAGLADLDKKWPIQPT, encoded by the coding sequence ATGGCCCAGAACAAAACAACACCAACCGACCTAACTGCTGAAAATTTCATCACGTCGGTCGAACCTGCGTCAAAACAAGAAGACGCTAAGGTGCTTGATCAACTGTTCCAAAGCGTGACCGGATACAAACCGCTCATGTGGGGGCCATCGATCATCGGCTATGGTCAGTATCACTATGTCTATGACAGCGGGCGGCAGGGCGATTTTCTGGCCACCGGGTTTTCACCCCGTAAGGCGCGCCACTCGATCTATATCATGCCGGGATACGCCGACTTCGGCGATATCCTTGCGCGTCTGGGAAAACACAAAATGGGCAAATCCTGCCTGTATGTGAACAAGTTGGCAGACATCGATCTGGATGTGCTGGCCGAGCTGATCCGCGCGGGGCTGGCGGACCTCGACAAGAAATGGCCCATCCAGCCGACCTGA
- a CDS encoding MBL fold metallo-hydrolase, with protein MTDFPIPRISRRHLLAMGAASPLVALAATPARAMAPQLGAQTIDARRFKLGAFEVTTLLAGARTVPDPQTIFGMNVGADEFATASAGANIPTDAAQFFFTPTLVNTGVDLVLFDTGLNPEGISAAVTAAGYTPEDVDVVVITHMHGDHIGGLSGDAGATFPNARYVTGAVEFDHWAAAGNDRFDAKVAPLAEQTTMLAPGDAVLSGIEAVEAFGHTPGHMAYRLDSGGQSLLIAADFANHYVWSLGYPEWEVKFDMDKSAAAATRKSLLGMLAAEKMPFIGYHMPFPALGYVEARDAGFQYVPHSYQLLMG; from the coding sequence ATGACAGATTTTCCCATCCCTCGCATTTCACGGCGTCACTTGCTGGCAATGGGGGCGGCGTCGCCTCTGGTTGCTTTGGCTGCAACGCCAGCCCGCGCCATGGCACCGCAGTTGGGCGCGCAAACCATTGATGCGCGTCGTTTCAAGCTGGGGGCGTTCGAGGTGACAACCTTGCTGGCAGGTGCGCGCACGGTGCCGGACCCTCAGACCATATTCGGCATGAATGTCGGCGCAGACGAGTTCGCCACTGCAAGTGCGGGCGCCAATATCCCGACGGATGCGGCCCAGTTTTTCTTCACGCCTACTTTGGTCAACACAGGCGTCGATTTGGTGCTGTTTGACACCGGATTGAACCCCGAGGGGATCAGCGCGGCTGTCACGGCGGCTGGATATACGCCTGAAGATGTCGATGTCGTCGTCATCACCCATATGCATGGCGATCACATTGGTGGGTTGTCGGGCGATGCGGGCGCAACCTTCCCGAACGCACGCTATGTAACCGGTGCGGTCGAGTTCGATCACTGGGCGGCGGCCGGAAATGACAGGTTCGATGCCAAGGTGGCGCCGTTGGCCGAGCAGACAACGATGCTGGCCCCTGGCGATGCAGTTCTATCCGGGATCGAGGCAGTAGAAGCCTTTGGCCACACGCCCGGCCACATGGCCTATCGTCTGGACAGCGGCGGGCAGTCGCTGCTGATCGCGGCGGATTTTGCCAACCACTATGTCTGGTCGTTGGGCTATCCCGAGTGGGAGGTGAAGTTCGACATGGACAAATCTGCGGCGGCCGCCACGCGTAAGTCTCTGCTGGGGATGCTGGCCGCCGAGAAGATGCCCTTCATTGGCTACCACATGCCGTTCCCTGCATTGGGTTATGTCGAGGCTCGCGACGCAGGGTTCCAATACGTGCCGCACAGCTATCAGCTGTTGATGGGATAA
- a CDS encoding NAD+ synthase has protein sequence MSDNFRLTLAQLNPTVGAISGNADKARDAWHAAKVAGSDMLALPEAFVTGYQTQDLVMRPQFFRDAMDAVEALAKDCADGPAMGIGAPYHDGKDLYNAYYILQGGKIATRILKQRLPNETVFDEERHFTSADPQGPYSMGPIRIGTPICEDAWHAEDVCETLAESGAEFLLIPNGSPYYRNKFDVRLNHMVGRVVETGLPLVYLNMVGGQDDQVFDGASFALNPGGELAFRMADFDEEIRHVDLTNTDDGWRIQPGPIAQLSDEWEGDYRAMVESLRDYMGKTGFKQVLLGLSGGIDSAIVATIAADALGPENVRCVMLPSEYTSQGSLDDAKDIANRLGCTYDFVPIKEGRDAITNTLAPFFEGLEPDVTEENIQSRLRGLLLMALSNKTGAMLLTTGNKSEVAVGYATIYGDMSGGYNPIKDLYKIRVFEQCRWRNANHRDWMKGPEGEVIPVSIIDKPPSAELRPDQKDEDSLPPYDVLDAILEGLIDDEKSVAKLVSEGFDKATVKKIEHLVFISEYKRFQSAPGTRLTKRSFWLDRRYPIVNRWRDGT, from the coding sequence ATGAGTGACAATTTCCGCCTGACACTGGCACAACTGAACCCAACCGTGGGCGCAATTTCTGGCAATGCCGACAAGGCCCGCGATGCCTGGCACGCGGCGAAAGTGGCTGGCAGCGACATGCTGGCCCTGCCCGAGGCCTTTGTGACCGGATATCAGACGCAGGATCTGGTGATGCGCCCGCAGTTTTTCCGCGACGCGATGGACGCGGTCGAGGCGCTGGCCAAAGACTGCGCCGACGGCCCCGCGATGGGCATCGGCGCGCCGTATCACGACGGCAAGGACCTCTATAACGCCTATTACATCTTGCAGGGCGGCAAGATCGCCACGCGGATTTTGAAGCAACGTCTGCCTAACGAAACCGTGTTTGATGAGGAACGCCACTTCACCTCGGCCGACCCGCAAGGGCCGTATTCGATGGGTCCGATCCGTATCGGCACGCCGATCTGCGAAGACGCATGGCACGCCGAGGACGTCTGCGAAACGCTCGCCGAAAGTGGGGCCGAGTTCCTGCTGATCCCCAATGGCTCGCCTTACTACCGCAACAAGTTCGACGTGCGCCTGAATCACATGGTGGGTCGCGTGGTCGAAACCGGTCTGCCGCTGGTCTATCTGAACATGGTCGGCGGGCAAGATGATCAGGTGTTTGATGGTGCTTCTTTCGCCCTGAACCCAGGTGGAGAGCTGGCCTTCCGCATGGCTGATTTCGACGAAGAGATCCGGCACGTGGACCTGACCAACACCGATGATGGCTGGCGCATCCAGCCCGGACCCATCGCCCAGCTTAGCGATGAGTGGGAAGGGGATTATCGCGCGATGGTCGAAAGCCTTCGTGATTATATGGGCAAAACCGGCTTCAAACAGGTGCTACTGGGCCTGTCGGGCGGGATCGACAGTGCGATTGTTGCGACCATTGCCGCTGATGCGCTTGGCCCCGAAAACGTGCGCTGCGTGATGCTGCCGTCCGAATACACCTCGCAAGGGTCATTGGATGACGCCAAGGACATCGCGAACCGCCTTGGCTGTACGTATGATTTTGTACCGATCAAAGAAGGGCGCGACGCGATTACCAACACTCTGGCCCCGTTCTTCGAAGGACTAGAGCCCGACGTGACCGAAGAAAACATCCAGTCCCGCCTGCGTGGTCTGCTGTTGATGGCGCTTTCCAACAAAACCGGCGCGATGCTTCTGACCACCGGCAACAAATCCGAGGTCGCCGTGGGCTATGCCACGATCTATGGCGACATGTCGGGCGGCTATAACCCGATCAAAGATCTGTATAAGATCCGCGTGTTCGAACAATGCCGCTGGCGCAATGCCAATCACCGCGATTGGATGAAAGGCCCGGAAGGCGAGGTCATCCCGGTGTCGATCATCGACAAGCCGCCCTCGGCCGAACTTCGTCCAGACCAAAAGGACGAGGACAGCCTGCCGCCCTATGACGTGCTGGATGCGATCCTTGAAGGGTTGATCGATGATGAGAAATCTGTGGCTAAACTGGTTTCAGAAGGCTTTGACAAGGCAACCGTCAAGAAAATCGAGCATCTGGTCTTCATCAGCGAATACAAACGCTTCCAGTCCGCGCCCGGCACTCGCCTGACCAAGCGCAGCTTCTGGCTGGATCGGCGCTATCCGATCGTGAATCGCTGGCGGGACGGCACCTAA
- a CDS encoding MORN repeat-containing protein, translating to MQSPLIGFRGVVALALVLPAVAMAQVETKQYEDGSVYDGTFKGGLQHGMGTLTLPSGYEYTGEFMEGEIVGQGVARFPNGSIYEGSFVKGKPEGFGKITFADGASFEGDWVDGKINGSGLALYANGIQYEGGFRNAMHHGQGRLQSPSGYIYEGDWVAGVKEGRGRSTYPDGSVYEGGMRGGERDGAGKLTQPDGMMYEGNWTQGQMDGEGVLTQSNGDVYSGQFQAGSRQGVGTVDYANGDRYEGSFEADQRHGQGTFIGADGYNYEGGWIAGVIEGDGGVTYPDGSVYKGQFRAGLADGVGMITYPDGSSFEGGWKDGVIEGKGIALLADGARYEGTFKEALFDGEGTLETADGASYSGGWQSGMFHGQGVSKLADGATYEGAFVGGKREGRGTYVTSDGFSYDGAWRSGLFEGQGIAIYPSGDRYEGGFKAGKRHGQGVVYRADGSQEEGTWENGLIAGAIETAPAPAVGSDAAAAAAEAAGAASTAGADNASDDGQADSE from the coding sequence ATGCAAAGCCCCCTGATCGGATTTCGCGGAGTGGTCGCTTTGGCGCTTGTATTGCCCGCGGTTGCAATGGCGCAGGTCGAAACCAAGCAATACGAAGACGGCTCGGTTTATGACGGGACGTTCAAGGGCGGATTGCAGCACGGGATGGGTACACTGACCCTGCCGTCGGGCTATGAATACACGGGCGAGTTCATGGAGGGCGAGATCGTCGGCCAGGGCGTGGCGCGCTTCCCCAATGGATCCATCTATGAAGGCAGCTTTGTGAAGGGCAAGCCCGAAGGGTTCGGCAAGATTACCTTTGCTGATGGCGCCAGTTTCGAAGGAGACTGGGTCGATGGCAAGATCAATGGATCGGGTCTGGCACTTTACGCCAACGGCATCCAGTACGAAGGCGGATTTCGCAACGCGATGCACCACGGGCAAGGGCGGCTACAAAGCCCGTCTGGCTATATCTATGAAGGCGATTGGGTCGCCGGCGTGAAAGAGGGCCGAGGCCGGTCCACCTATCCAGACGGGTCCGTTTACGAAGGCGGCATGCGCGGTGGCGAACGCGACGGCGCGGGCAAGCTGACCCAGCCAGATGGCATGATGTATGAAGGCAATTGGACACAAGGCCAGATGGACGGCGAAGGTGTGCTGACGCAGTCCAACGGCGATGTCTATTCCGGCCAGTTTCAGGCGGGATCCCGGCAGGGGGTCGGGACGGTCGACTACGCCAACGGGGATCGCTACGAGGGCAGCTTTGAGGCTGACCAACGTCATGGTCAAGGCACCTTTATCGGTGCGGATGGCTATAACTATGAGGGCGGCTGGATTGCCGGTGTGATCGAAGGCGACGGCGGCGTGACCTATCCTGATGGCTCTGTCTATAAGGGCCAGTTCCGGGCCGGTCTGGCCGATGGCGTGGGTATGATCACCTATCCGGATGGCAGCAGTTTCGAAGGCGGCTGGAAAGACGGTGTAATCGAAGGCAAGGGCATTGCCCTGCTGGCGGATGGCGCGCGCTATGAGGGGACGTTCAAAGAGGCGTTGTTCGACGGCGAAGGCACGTTGGAAACTGCGGATGGTGCCAGCTATTCCGGCGGATGGCAGTCCGGGATGTTCCACGGGCAAGGTGTCTCGAAACTGGCGGATGGCGCGACCTATGAAGGTGCTTTCGTGGGCGGTAAACGCGAGGGGCGCGGCACTTATGTGACGTCTGACGGGTTCAGCTATGATGGCGCGTGGCGCTCGGGCCTGTTTGAGGGGCAGGGTATTGCGATCTATCCCAGCGGGGATCGGTATGAAGGTGGCTTCAAGGCCGGAAAACGTCACGGTCAGGGCGTGGTCTATCGTGCGGATGGCAGCCAGGAAGAAGGCACATGGGAAAACGGCTTGATTGCAGGTGCGATCGAAACCGCCCCGGCGCCTGCGGTGGGCAGCGATGCGGCCGCTGCGGCGGCTGAAGCGGCTGGCGCGGCCTCGACCGCTGGTGCGGATAACGCCTCAGATGACGGTCAGGCTGATAGCGAGTAA